The proteins below come from a single SAR324 cluster bacterium genomic window:
- a CDS encoding type II secretion system protein GspG, whose translation MKRFRTGFSLMEIVISLGVMSILVGTAAPLANNVNRTLETQSSISEMKNIETALVTYFRDTGTFPVEAQGLTALQQIPNPNPAEWNGPYLSGALTSITTDSWSAPYQYATFQGCPQDCSPAGCKIAPNSCTALSMVSAGLYDLRVTQTAKLFSPGRNTADETSLVACATTAPCGDDLFLNISSVNTARGIQTDTLERLGSIMEVVQQVRMTNPNLFTELDAKRAGGNCTISNLAINEVNVQSGGALGFFHGQDQWGNWFQWSEGARQFYSVGPDRTDNTCGDDGGISVSDIAGSF comes from the coding sequence ATGAAGCGTTTCAGAACAGGTTTTTCATTAATGGAAATTGTCATCAGTCTGGGTGTTATGTCTATTTTGGTGGGAACAGCGGCCCCCCTGGCAAACAATGTCAACAGAACCCTGGAAACTCAATCCAGCATTAGTGAAATGAAAAATATTGAAACCGCTTTGGTGACATATTTTAGAGATACAGGAACTTTTCCAGTAGAAGCACAAGGGCTAACAGCGCTCCAACAAATTCCTAATCCTAATCCTGCTGAATGGAATGGTCCTTATCTTTCAGGCGCTTTAACCAGTATCACCACAGATTCCTGGAGTGCGCCTTATCAGTATGCGACATTTCAGGGCTGTCCTCAGGATTGTTCGCCGGCAGGTTGTAAAATTGCGCCAAACAGTTGTACCGCCTTATCAATGGTCTCGGCAGGCTTGTATGATTTACGTGTGACTCAGACAGCAAAACTGTTTTCGCCGGGTCGAAATACAGCCGATGAAACCAGTCTGGTTGCGTGCGCGACGACAGCACCGTGTGGGGATGATTTGTTTTTGAATATTTCTTCAGTCAACACAGCCCGCGGTATTCAAACAGATACTCTTGAGCGTCTTGGCTCAATCATGGAAGTGGTTCAACAGGTGCGCATGACCAATCCAAATTTATTTACAGAACTTGACGCAAAACGGGCAGGAGGAAATTGCACGATCAGTAATCTGGCAATCAATGAAGTTAATGTTCAAAGCGGGGGCGCTTTAGGTTTTTTTCATGGTCAGGATCAATGGGGAAACTGGTTTCAATGGAGCGAAGGTGCCAGACAGTTTTATAGCGTTGGTCCAGACCGTACTGATAATACATGTGGAGACGATGGCGGCATCAGCGTTTCTGACATTGCGGGGAGTTTTTGA
- the tkt gene encoding transketolase, with protein sequence MESMTVVSSELREQCVNTIRFLAADAVQKANSGHPGAPMGTADIAFVLWTQFMRYNPEDPQWVNRDRFVLSIGHASTLLYSMLHLAGYKISLEDLKQFRQWESITPGHPEYRLTPGVECTTGPLGAGFSNGVGMALAAKMTGARFNTKDTTLIDSRVYVLCGDGDMQEGVVSEAAALAGLWGLGNLIAIYDSNNITIAGSTKLSMNEDTGKRFESLGWHVQHCDGHNQEQIADCIRNAQNEFLKPSLIIAKTTIAKGAPTKAGKSAAHGSPLGHPEIQAAKEQAGLPNETFLVPDAVRKVFDQRKQENLEIYTEWNQTFKNWRNSSPDKAEQWDTQWNLKVPDDLLESLLKDIPEKKDATRNLSGKVMQKLSERLPWFVGGSADLEPSTKTLIDKETSILPASVASASLPDPSFAGRNIHFGIREHAMGNICNGIYLFGGWQPYCSTFSVFSDYMRGSIRLAAISRIPTVFILSHDSFWVGEDGPTHQPTEHTWVLRLIPHLKVWRPADTVETIVAWTQCLGASNSSAYAMLLSRQNTETIEQSETFDPAMIAKGGYIVSEPATSLQAVLVSTGAESGPAQQACKIINKKGTGIRHVSMPCLEQFLEQPEEYRKTVLPASAKIIVVEAGSTTPWYRYADHVIGRDDFGDSAPGELLAEKYGFTAETIAQNILSFLKAC encoded by the coding sequence ATGGAATCTATGACTGTTGTTTCTTCCGAACTTCGTGAACAATGCGTAAACACCATTCGTTTTCTTGCGGCGGACGCTGTTCAAAAAGCTAATTCAGGACATCCCGGAGCCCCAATGGGCACAGCGGATATCGCCTTTGTCCTGTGGACCCAATTTATGAGATATAATCCTGAAGACCCACAGTGGGTCAATCGGGATCGTTTTGTATTGTCCATAGGGCATGCATCAACATTATTATACAGCATGCTCCATCTGGCAGGCTATAAAATCAGTCTCGAGGACCTGAAGCAATTCCGTCAATGGGAAAGCATCACACCCGGACATCCTGAATATCGTTTAACGCCAGGTGTTGAATGCACAACAGGTCCGTTGGGCGCAGGATTTTCCAATGGTGTTGGGATGGCCCTCGCCGCCAAAATGACTGGCGCACGGTTTAACACAAAGGATACAACCTTGATAGATTCCCGTGTTTATGTGTTGTGCGGAGATGGCGACATGCAGGAAGGTGTTGTGTCTGAAGCCGCCGCGTTAGCCGGACTTTGGGGACTTGGAAATTTAATCGCGATTTATGACAGTAACAATATCACCATTGCTGGTAGTACCAAACTTTCCATGAATGAAGACACCGGCAAACGGTTTGAGTCACTGGGATGGCATGTTCAGCATTGTGATGGGCACAATCAGGAGCAAATTGCGGATTGTATCAGAAACGCGCAAAATGAATTTCTGAAGCCCTCCCTGATCATCGCAAAAACAACAATTGCCAAAGGTGCTCCTACCAAAGCAGGAAAATCAGCAGCACACGGTTCGCCTCTCGGACATCCTGAAATCCAGGCGGCCAAGGAACAGGCTGGATTGCCCAATGAAACATTTCTTGTTCCAGATGCTGTCAGGAAGGTCTTTGACCAACGAAAACAGGAAAATCTGGAAATCTATACTGAATGGAATCAGACTTTCAAGAATTGGCGCAATAGTTCTCCTGACAAAGCTGAACAATGGGATACTCAATGGAATCTGAAAGTTCCGGATGATTTATTGGAATCACTGCTGAAAGACATTCCGGAAAAAAAAGACGCTACCCGCAATCTATCAGGCAAAGTCATGCAGAAACTTTCTGAACGACTTCCATGGTTTGTAGGTGGCTCCGCGGATCTGGAACCAAGTACAAAAACCCTGATTGACAAGGAAACAAGTATTCTTCCTGCCTCAGTAGCGTCCGCCAGTCTGCCGGATCCATCGTTTGCCGGACGTAATATTCATTTTGGAATACGGGAACATGCAATGGGCAACATCTGTAACGGAATATACCTGTTTGGTGGATGGCAACCATACTGCAGTACATTTTCTGTTTTTTCAGATTATATGCGCGGAAGCATTCGTCTTGCCGCGATTTCAAGAATTCCCACAGTGTTCATTCTAAGCCACGATTCTTTTTGGGTCGGTGAAGATGGTCCAACCCATCAGCCAACGGAACACACATGGGTACTCCGGTTGATACCTCATTTAAAGGTATGGCGTCCCGCAGATACCGTGGAAACAATTGTCGCATGGACTCAATGTCTTGGTGCCTCGAATTCAAGTGCTTATGCAATGTTGTTGAGCCGACAAAATACAGAGACCATTGAGCAATCTGAAACGTTTGATCCTGCCATGATTGCCAAAGGTGGATACATTGTTTCAGAACCAGCGACATCGCTTCAGGCTGTGCTTGTGTCAACGGGTGCTGAAAGCGGCCCGGCACAACAGGCGTGCAAAATAATCAATAAAAAGGGCACTGGAATTCGGCATGTATCCATGCCTTGTCTCGAGCAGTTTCTTGAACAACCGGAAGAATACCGGAAAACAGTCTTACCAGCCTCTGCAAAAATCATTGTGGTAGAAGCTGGCTCCACAACTCCCTGGTATCGCTATGCCGATCATGTGATTGGACGTGACGATTTCGGAGACTCAGCCCCCGGTGAGCTTCTTGCGGAAAAATATGGCTTCACCGCCGAAACCATTGCACAGAATATTTTATCCTTCCTGAAAGCCTGCTGA
- the rpoC gene encoding DNA-directed RNA polymerase subunit beta': MSLQQLFEIAEDPKNYTAIRIKIATPDDVLSWSFGEVKTSETINYRTFKPERDGLFCGKIFGPVHDYECICGKYKRMKHRGITCEKCGVEVIESKVRRERMGHIKLASPVSHVWFLKGVPSRIGTLLDMPLRDLERVLYFDSYIVVNPGSSDLEKQSIVEEDAYYEMMDQFPDLHLGMGAEVIRELMREIDLESLDAQLREELRSVKSETRRKKIAKRLHVVSALLSSGNGADAFIIETLPVLPPELRPLVPLEGGRFATSDLNDLYRRVIHRNNRLRRLIELRAPNIIVKNEKRMLQESVDALFDNGRRGRPMVGSNKRPLKSLSDMLKGKQGRFRQNLLGKRVDYSGRTVIVVGPELKLNQCGLPKKMALELFKPFIYHKLIDHKEVHTIKMAKKKLEQNLPEVWAILEEVVKEHPIMLNRAPTLHRLGIQAFEPVLIEGKAIRLHPLVCTAFNADFDGDQMAVHLPLSVEAQLEAKILMMSTNNILSPANGKPIMVPTQDMVLGLYWITRKGTEVKGEGKIFSNREEVLKAFDHEKVDLHAEITVRINNEMIKSTVGRVILSMVIPEEVPFEFINRHLKKKQLSELVDIAYRRAGNKKAVKMLDDIKKLGYTYATRAGFSISMGDMVIPQEKVGMLNTAQLKINEINTQHQDGLITDGERYNQVIDVWARATEKIAEKMLSTLSDETIDEEGNRRVNSIFMMADSGARGSSQQMKQLAGMRGLMAKPSGEIIERPITANFREGLNVLEYFISTHGARKGLADTALKTANSGYLTRRLVDVAQDAVILEHDCGTVDGIEINALIESGEIIESLGDRVLGRVVLEDVYNPENPDEVIIHAGEDVTEAVVEKIERTGIERIKIRSVLTCLTPRGVCQSCYGRDLARGHIISMGEAVGVIAAQSIGEPGTQLTMRTFHIGGTASRRAEQNTWECKFSGILKFYELKEVQNRDGNWVVLGRRGEAVIVDENGREKERHPLPIGAIIKYPPGTPVKQGQQIAEWDPFSVPILSDVTGFVKFNHITEGETFKEQVDEVSGVSRKVIQESPNPEIRPSIIIQDERKRPVVRQNATEAEFTLPLKAELVVEDGQEIFAGDILAKIPRELAKNKDITGGLPRVAELFEARSPKDQSIISEIDGIVEFGTDMKRKQRIIVRPEDEKGEAKEYLVPRGRHITVHSGEYVRAGDPLIDGSPNPHDILAVKGTKELQKYLVDEVQQVYRLQGVSINDKHIEVIVRQMLRQVYIADPGDSTFLIGEVISKMKFHQENQKLMGLGMRPATSRPVLLGITKAALSTDSFISAASFQETTKVLTDAALAGKYDTFRGLKENVILGRLIPAGTGYFTTQNIGYEFAADQLEESDTYEEEELV; encoded by the coding sequence ATGTCTTTACAGCAATTGTTTGAAATCGCGGAAGATCCCAAAAATTACACAGCCATTCGGATCAAAATCGCAACTCCGGATGATGTATTGTCCTGGTCGTTTGGGGAGGTTAAAACATCTGAAACCATCAATTATCGTACTTTCAAACCAGAAAGGGATGGTTTGTTCTGCGGAAAAATTTTTGGTCCGGTTCATGATTATGAATGTATCTGCGGTAAATACAAACGGATGAAGCATCGGGGCATCACTTGCGAAAAATGTGGTGTGGAAGTGATTGAATCCAAAGTACGCCGTGAACGTATGGGGCATATCAAACTGGCATCCCCGGTTTCCCATGTCTGGTTTCTCAAAGGAGTTCCCAGCAGAATTGGAACCTTGCTGGACATGCCCTTGCGGGATCTGGAACGAGTGCTGTATTTTGATTCCTATATCGTCGTCAATCCGGGAAGCTCTGATCTGGAAAAACAGAGCATCGTGGAAGAAGATGCCTATTATGAAATGATGGATCAATTCCCTGATTTACATTTAGGCATGGGAGCCGAAGTGATTCGGGAATTGATGAGAGAGATTGACCTGGAAAGCCTAGACGCCCAATTGCGTGAAGAACTGCGATCCGTTAAATCAGAAACCCGACGTAAAAAAATCGCCAAACGACTGCATGTGGTGAGTGCCCTGCTCAGTTCAGGCAATGGTGCGGATGCCTTTATTATTGAAACGCTGCCGGTTCTGCCGCCTGAACTTCGTCCATTGGTTCCACTGGAAGGCGGTCGTTTCGCAACCAGCGATTTGAATGACCTCTATCGACGGGTGATTCATCGAAATAACCGTTTGCGACGCCTGATTGAATTGCGCGCTCCCAATATTATTGTAAAAAACGAAAAGCGCATGCTTCAGGAATCTGTGGATGCCCTGTTTGACAATGGCCGGAGAGGCCGACCTATGGTGGGCTCCAACAAACGTCCGTTGAAGTCCTTGAGTGATATGCTTAAGGGAAAGCAAGGACGATTCCGTCAGAACCTTCTGGGAAAACGTGTGGATTACTCAGGACGAACCGTGATTGTGGTTGGACCGGAATTGAAACTGAACCAATGCGGACTTCCTAAAAAAATGGCTCTCGAACTCTTTAAGCCCTTCATTTATCATAAGTTGATTGACCATAAAGAAGTTCACACCATTAAAATGGCAAAAAAGAAACTTGAACAGAACCTGCCTGAAGTGTGGGCTATTCTGGAAGAAGTCGTGAAGGAGCATCCAATCATGCTCAACCGTGCGCCAACCTTGCATCGTTTGGGGATTCAGGCCTTTGAACCTGTTTTGATTGAAGGCAAGGCGATTCGTCTGCATCCGCTTGTTTGTACAGCGTTCAATGCTGATTTCGACGGAGATCAAATGGCAGTCCACCTTCCTCTTTCTGTTGAAGCGCAGTTGGAAGCCAAAATTCTGATGATGTCCACAAATAACATTCTTTCTCCAGCTAATGGTAAGCCCATCATGGTGCCTACGCAGGATATGGTTCTTGGATTGTACTGGATTACGCGCAAGGGAACCGAAGTCAAAGGTGAAGGAAAAATATTTTCAAACCGTGAAGAAGTTTTGAAAGCCTTTGATCATGAGAAAGTAGATTTGCATGCCGAAATTACGGTGAGAATCAATAATGAAATGATCAAAAGTACCGTCGGTCGAGTTATTCTGTCCATGGTGATTCCTGAAGAAGTTCCTTTTGAATTCATCAACAGGCACTTGAAGAAAAAACAGTTGAGCGAACTAGTGGATATCGCCTATCGGCGCGCGGGCAATAAAAAAGCGGTCAAGATGCTCGATGATATTAAAAAACTGGGATACACCTATGCGACCCGTGCAGGTTTTTCCATCAGCATGGGAGACATGGTTATTCCACAGGAAAAAGTGGGAATGCTCAACACTGCCCAGTTAAAAATTAACGAAATCAACACTCAACATCAGGATGGTTTGATCACTGATGGCGAGCGATATAATCAGGTGATCGACGTATGGGCTCGCGCAACAGAAAAAATCGCTGAAAAAATGCTCAGCACTCTGTCTGATGAGACGATTGATGAAGAAGGAAACCGCCGGGTGAATTCAATTTTCATGATGGCTGATTCCGGTGCTCGTGGAAGCAGTCAACAAATGAAGCAGTTGGCTGGAATGCGAGGCTTGATGGCAAAACCTTCCGGTGAGATCATTGAGCGTCCGATCACAGCAAACTTCCGTGAAGGTCTGAATGTTTTGGAATATTTTATTTCAACACATGGTGCCCGTAAAGGTCTGGCGGATACAGCGCTGAAAACAGCAAACTCCGGTTATCTCACACGTCGTCTGGTGGATGTTGCCCAGGATGCTGTTATTCTGGAACACGATTGTGGTACAGTGGACGGTATCGAGATTAATGCCCTGATAGAGTCTGGCGAAATTATTGAATCTCTGGGCGATCGTGTCCTGGGGCGAGTCGTCCTGGAAGATGTCTATAATCCGGAAAATCCTGATGAAGTGATTATCCATGCTGGCGAGGATGTCACGGAAGCGGTTGTGGAAAAAATTGAAAGAACCGGTATTGAACGAATCAAAATACGTTCCGTGTTGACCTGTCTGACACCTCGAGGCGTTTGTCAATCCTGCTATGGACGGGATCTGGCACGAGGTCATATCATCAGCATGGGTGAGGCCGTGGGTGTGATTGCCGCTCAAAGTATCGGTGAACCTGGAACACAGTTAACCATGAGAACCTTTCACATTGGTGGAACCGCAAGCCGACGAGCGGAACAAAACACCTGGGAATGTAAATTCAGCGGGATTTTGAAATTTTACGAATTGAAAGAAGTTCAAAACCGTGATGGAAACTGGGTTGTTCTGGGACGAAGAGGTGAGGCTGTAATCGTTGATGAAAATGGACGGGAAAAAGAACGCCATCCGTTACCAATTGGAGCAATTATCAAATATCCTCCGGGGACACCTGTCAAACAGGGACAACAGATTGCAGAATGGGATCCGTTCTCTGTGCCAATTCTAAGTGACGTAACCGGTTTTGTGAAATTCAATCACATCACTGAAGGTGAAACCTTCAAGGAACAAGTCGATGAAGTTTCCGGGGTATCCAGAAAAGTGATTCAGGAATCACCAAATCCTGAGATTCGTCCATCCATCATTATTCAGGATGAACGGAAGCGCCCGGTTGTTCGTCAAAACGCGACTGAAGCTGAATTTACGTTACCACTCAAGGCTGAACTGGTCGTTGAAGATGGCCAGGAAATTTTTGCTGGAGATATTTTAGCAAAAATTCCACGAGAACTTGCGAAAAACAAGGATATCACAGGAGGCTTGCCTCGTGTTGCTGAATTGTTTGAAGCACGATCTCCCAAAGATCAGTCAATTATCTCTGAAATTGACGGGATCGTGGAATTTGGTACGGATATGAAGCGTAAACAACGCATTATCGTTCGACCTGAAGATGAAAAAGGGGAAGCCAAGGAATATCTGGTTCCACGAGGTCGTCATATCACGGTTCACTCTGGAGAATACGTCCGGGCTGGAGATCCTTTGATTGATGGTTCGCCGAATCCTCATGATATTCTGGCGGTGAAGGGTACCAAGGAATTGCAGAAGTATCTGGTGGACGAAGTTCAGCAGGTTTACCGCCTTCAAGGTGTGAGCATCAATGACAAACACATCGAGGTTATTGTTCGTCAAATGCTACGACAGGTTTATATCGCTGATCCTGGTGATTCAACCTTTCTGATTGGTGAAGTCATTTCCAAAATGAAATTTCATCAGGAAAATCAGAAGTTGATGGGACTAGGCATGCGACCTGCGACCTCAAGACCGGTTCTTCTGGGAATCACCAAGGCGGCCCTGAGCACCGATTCGTTTATTTCGGCTGCATCGTTCCAGGAAACCACTAAAGTATTAACGGATGCCGCACTTGCCGGGAAATATGACACGTTCCGTGGTTTGAAGGAAAATGTCATTCTCGGACGCCTCATTCCTGCGGGAACAGGATATTTTACCACACAAAATATCGGTTATGAATTTGCCGCAGATCAATTGGAAGAATCAGATACTTACGAAGAAGAAGAACTGGTTTAA